From Dendropsophus ebraccatus isolate aDenEbr1 chromosome 10, aDenEbr1.pat, whole genome shotgun sequence:
AGTCTGGTGGCCCAGTCCAACCTTGCCCTGTTCTAGTCTCTAGTGTCAAAAGCAAATTGATCTTTTAGGGATCCTCACGCTCCAGGCACAAAATGCTATGAAACCCCTACAGTTATTCCCGTGGTTAATTCATGAGCTAGTAATATTAATGTAGCTGTACTGATCCCCTAAAATGATTACTAATTATGGAGGCCAGTTTGAATTCCACATTACCAgcacatgtctttatgacgacTGGTGAAGTACTAGTCCAATAGACACTGACCATTTTTCAGACATGCAGTCATGCAAGAAGGGGCCATAACTAAGGGGACAATAATTGTTTCTTGTTGAATCAGAAGGAACTCTGTACTGAAAACAGTGACTGCATAAGtgaaatttggggggtgcagggggggcagtggctcctgggcccacactggcaggggcccactgaggtctcagaggcttaatgctgtctgcaaaagctatttcttttgcagacagcttgcagagcgatgaggaaggaccagtggtgacgtcataagggggcagggctgagaactggagaggattcttgtggatgaaggacctgtggtgatgtcatgagggggcggggctgagaagatgctggtgcatgaaggacatgtgatcattgtcctcttatatctcctcctgtaatgtgatagatagataggagatagatagatagatagataggagatagatagatagataggagatagatagatagatagatagatagatagataggagatagatagataggagatagataagagatagatagatagatagatagatagataggagatagataagagatagatagataggagatagatagatagatagatagatagatagatagatagataggaaatggatatctagcagctcatcacatatcttggattgtacgtGTATGATcccaaccagctcacccctttgaggctatgttcacactgcgtatgtttctgcacgtagttttgaggttgatgcgttcgcttgaaagtatacgatatactcctgcacagtgcacactacgtatgagcttacggccggatcgtatacggcgccgtgaaaaatgaacaagaccattgtttgaggacggaaatgttccaactcacggccgtggatttccatgcagtcccgtacggagtacttatttcagccaaattgaacttgatttttcaatgcaaaaggttctgtgtgttttattgggctgggcggagatttccaagtaaatgacctgtttcagatcgcttcaaatcaagctagggaagcataactgtactagtTTCAaccgcacatgtacgccggcgtacgaaatgcggccggactcatacgcactgtgaacatagccttaatgtctaaaaacatattacctataccactattatttttaggcaaagataatctggttaaaagggttctccagaattaataaaaaaaaacatagttgctttcttccaaaacagcaccacccctgctcttaggttgtgtgtggtattacaacttggcactattcacttcagtcgaataccacacacaaactgaggacaagagtggtgctgtctgtggaagaatcttaattctaatcttaagcacttaaaatttttttgtggttctatatgtgaaatgtacagaagcctcttacactgctctttatccttatccactatgagtaatgtagaagaatattccctttattattcagaaagccttgtcacctgctgaggttgcctatgggtaaggttggttgggggcccactcagactcactcgcccccccccaggctgaacccctagctacgcccctgagtgaCTGGGTACAATGTCTCTAGAAATCCACCTACAGTGACTATTAATTGGGAGAGAATATATGTTACGTGTAAGAATCCAGAACATGAGGTTCATGTTGCTATCTCCATATGAAAATAAGTAGTTTTGCTTTTTATGTCAAGACAATTTACTTTTGTCATTCTACTCTTAGTTAATAATCTTCTAATTTCTGATAATCCTAATATGGTTCTAATTCTAAAGTGTTTTTTTATCCTAGCATCTGTCTGAAGTGAAATGCCGACATAGCGCCCTGCACTCTATGCCAAAGAGTCTGCCAGACAATCTGAAGGCACTAGATCTGTCTCATAACTTCATTCAAAAGCTTACAAATATCTCCATGTCAAGACTACACAAACTTGAGAATTTTAACATTGAACATAATCACCTGGAAACCATTGAAGATGGAGCACTAAATGCTTTATTACAACTACATTCTCTTAACCTTGCCTCAAACAGATTACACAAGCATTGTTTAGCTAACAAAAGTGTTTTTGGCAGCCTGCGAAGCCTAAAAAGATTAAATATTGCAAATAATATGTTGGATGGTGATATGGTGCACTGTTATCTATCAAACATTACTTCACTAGTAGATCTAGATTTGTCATGGAATACAATTGCAGTCCTTTTCTCTGGAATGTTTGATGGGGTTCCATGGCTAACAGAGTTGGATCTCTCCAACAATAACATAGCAGAGATAGAGAGTGGTACATTTGACTCACTGCAGTATCTAAGAGTTCTGAACCTTGCTTTCAATGCCATAGGTTGTATTTCAAGCTTTGATCTCCCCCAGCTACATCTGCTAAACCTAAGTTCAAATTCCCTTGAGGTCTTTGTTAGCCAGAAATCTGACAAAGTCTACCAACTAAGGAACTTAGACCTAAGCCGAAATAGCCTGGTGAGTTTTCCAATTCTGCCTAAAATTAACATGGTACAACATCTTAATCTCTCAGGGAATAATTTTGCAGAGTTGTTCCCTTTATCTAATGAAACAGAAGAAAACTTGAAGATGGCTTTCTGGTATGAAACCATTGCTGATCTGGATCTTCCCAGTGCTATGGAAAACATAATTTCACATTTAACATCCATAATGGATTTGGATCTTAGTTACAACCAGCTAACCTCATTTCCTTGGAGATTCCTATCCTATGTCAACTCACTTCAAAAAGTAAACATGGCTGGGAACTGTCTATCTAATATGACATATGTTTCCTACTCCAATAGGTCACAGCAGAAGAAAAGAAATAGGATTACAGCTCTCCAGTCTTTGAGAACTCTGGATATTCATGGAAATTTTATTGACTACATTCCACAGCAATTGTTTGATTTCTTGCCTAGGATTGAACAAATTAATATTAAGAACAATAACATTAGGCTTTGTCATCCCAAAGAGTCAACATCCAGTGTCTGCACAACATTCTCCGGTGTTCATCATCTCCGTTATTTAAATTTGCAAAACAATAGCATTAAGGACCTTCCACCCGAAGTATTTCTACACACGTCTTTATATTCTCTGGACCTATCAGATAATATAGGGTTAAACATCCATGAAGGCGCTCTAAGTGAAGTTCAGCAGTCACTACAGGTAATGTCACTCAGAAGCAATTCAATGAACGACTCACAGGTGAACCTTCCCTGTGTAACATGCTTAAAAACACTAGATTTGTCCGGTAATAGACTTACCGAGATTCCTGCCAATTTACACTGCTCTGCAATAGAGAGTCTAAATCTTCAGAATAATGCCTTGCGTCATCTGGATGAAAGGACAGTTCTTGCCTGGATGGACAGTCTAAAACAGATGTTTATTAGTGGCAACCCCTTTGAATGCTGCTCCCTTAGGTGGTTGGATTCTTTGCTGATTTCCAAAGTTAATATTTCCGATCTTGAAAACATATATTGTATCGATGCAGATAGTAACACGAACGTAGCTGTCCATAACTCTAGTATCCAGAGACTATCCTGCCACCAGAACACAGCAAAAAATCTCCTCACAATTCTCATCACCATTTTAATTGTATTTGTCCTTCTCTCTATATTTTGTGTTCTTACAATGGGTAATAGAAAGGTTTGTCTTACAAGAAAATCTACCAGTAACAAAGTAGCACCTGAAATTCTTCCATCATTTCAGACGGTGCAATCTGAGGAAAAGCAAGCATGCTTCACAATCAGTAGTAAAGGAACATGATTCAAAGGTAATATGATCAAGTGGGTGCTTGCATATCCTAGACCCAAAATTAAGGAAAAGAGTCTCCAATAGCATTTAGCCACATGCTGTTTGTCCAACAGCTCAGAGCAGGAAGAGTTGGAAGAGACacagattagagatgatcgaacatcggaaaatcataggttcgatcaaactcgaacattctcgaacctgccgcatttgattgctgatgccttcccggcccATGGGGAAGAAGGAGAGTTCAATTGAACCTATGATTTTCCAATGTTGGATCATCTCTAACACAGATGACATCAGAACCTGCAAAAACATGATTAGGTAATACAACTTACCCAAATCATTTTTCCCTAGCAACGGCAGCCATCAAGTtgtccccatacacataaatcaGTGGGTTTCagcccaccttaaaggggttatctgggtaacaaaaacaatattcttaaTAATCCCCCTTCCCAAAACCGATCATGGAAatgcatgataggaaatgtagttttctatcttgtagatagatcagcttttagaaaaacttgtaactcaggaatggcagcagctaaaaAAACagaagatggctcaaaatactcagagcaGTTagcatttaattatttttttttttgctcttaggtggataacccctataatttGTATGGTCAGCTTTGTAAATAGCATCAGTTACAGAGGCTTATATATTCATTACAAAAACTGAGTGAAGTCATAGTATAATGGATTACTATACTGCCACCATTTGATAATGTAATGTAAaaccttttttatatataaataaatctatatatctatctctagtATGTCATAGTTTCTGGTAAACTGCTCATCTAGTATGTGTCACAGTAGCAGCAAGCCCCTTCTTATCTTCAATTACTGGTCAACCTACTTGATCCAAAGGCTTTTTAGGGACCCAAAGTCAAGCGGAATATAAATCTATTTgaatgagagagaa
This genomic window contains:
- the LOC138802804 gene encoding transforming growth factor beta activator LRRC32-like, with the translated sequence MRLSGAGGADLLIQGFWMIHIFLMVLWCEIAVTHPAQMCFQHLSEVKCRHSALHSMPKSLPDNLKALDLSHNFIQKLTNISMSRLHKLENFNIEHNHLETIEDGALNALLQLHSLNLASNRLHKHCLANKSVFGSLRSLKRLNIANNMLDGDMVHCYLSNITSLVDLDLSWNTIAVLFSGMFDGVPWLTELDLSNNNIAEIESGTFDSLQYLRVLNLAFNAIGCISSFDLPQLHLLNLSSNSLEVFVSQKSDKVYQLRNLDLSRNSLVSFPILPKINMVQHLNLSGNNFAELFPLSNETEENLKMAFWYETIADLDLPSAMENIISHLTSIMDLDLSYNQLTSFPWRFLSYVNSLQKVNMAGNCLSNMTYVSYSNRSQQKKRNRITALQSLRTLDIHGNFIDYIPQQLFDFLPRIEQINIKNNNIRLCHPKESTSSVCTTFSGVHHLRYLNLQNNSIKDLPPEVFLHTSLYSLDLSDNIGLNIHEGALSEVQQSLQVMSLRSNSMNDSQVNLPCVTCLKTLDLSGNRLTEIPANLHCSAIESLNLQNNALRHLDERTVLAWMDSLKQMFISGNPFECCSLRWLDSLLISKVNISDLENIYCIDADSNTNVAVHNSSIQRLSCHQNTAKNLLTILITILIVFVLLSIFCVLTMGNRKVCLTRKSTSNKVAPEILPSFQTVQSEEKQACFTISSKGT